TCCTGTCACCTCAACATTCGGGTTAATCGCTTTAATATGTTTGGTATAAGCCTCTGATTTGATAGTCCCTTCAGTTCCTAACACCATCACATTATTATTTTTAGTTGTCATAATCGCCGTACGTGAACCCGGTTCAATAACGCCAATAACAGGTATCGGCAACAATTCTTTTAAAGTATCCAGTGCTACAGCAGTCGCCGTATTACATGCAATGACTAACATCTTAATATCAAATTCCATTAACTTCTGTGCCAATTGTACAGTAAATTTCCGCACCTCATCACCAGGTCGCGGACCATAAGGACAACGTGCACTATCACCTAAATAATAAATCGTTTCATTCGGCAGCTGACGCATAATTTCTTTGGCTACAGTGAGGCCGCCGACTCCTGAGTCAATCACTCCAATAGGTTTGTTCATATTTTTCTCATCCTTGCGCAAAACATTCTTAAACTATATTTTATCACAATCGCCAAATGCATTGAATTAATCAGAATTTGTTACCCATCTTACCCTGGCTCCGTCGAAAGAAACCTTTGGAGAGCGGCATGCACCAAAAAAGGCCTGAGACATTTAATAATATCCCAGGCCGTTCTATAAAATATTAATTAGTTCACTTGGTGATCTGAACCAAAGAATGATTTAAACATATAGAATGAAGTTTCTCTGTTTAATGCTGCGATTGAAGTTGTCAAAGGAATACCTTTAGGACAAGCATTTACACAGTTTTGAGAGTTACCGCATTCTTGTAATCCACCTGCTCCCATTAATGCATCTAGACGTTCGTCTTTTGTCATTGAACCAGTTGGATGTAGGTTGAATAAACGTACTTGTGAAATTGCTTGTGCACCAACGAAACCATTATTTTTAGTTACGTTAGGACAAACTTCTAAACATACACCACAAGTCATACATTTAGATAATTCATAAGCAGTTTGACGTTTTTTCTCAGGCATACGAGGTCCTGGACCTAAATCGTAAGTACCATCGATTGGAATCCAAGCTTTCATACGTTTCAAGTTGTCGAACATGCGAGAACGGTCAACTTGTAAGTCACGAATGATTGGGAAAGTTTTCATTGGTTCTAAGCGAATCGGTTGTTCTAATTGGTCAACGATTGCTGAACATGCTTGACGTGCATGGCCGTTGATAACCATTGAACAAGCACCACAAACTTCTTCCAAACAGTTCATGTCCCAAGTTACTGGCGCTACTTTTTCGCCTTTAGTATTGATTGGATTACGTCTGATTTCCATCAAGCACGCAATAACATTCAAGTTTTCACGATAAGGAATCTCGAATTTTTCTTCATATGGCTGAGAGTCACTTGTATCTTGTCGTTTAATAATCAAAGTTACAGTTTTTTGTTTATTAGAAGCTTGCTGTTGTTGATGGTGTTGCTCAACAGCTTGATCTTTTACTTCTTCTGCCATTATGATTCGCTCCCTTCTTCTTCTTCCTTATTCTCTGCAGTATGAGATTTACTTGAGTAGTCACGTTTACGTGGTGGAATTAAGCTGATATCAACATCTTCATATGTGAATGTTGGTGCTTCATATTTACCATTGTAATGCGCCATTGTTGTTTTCAACCATTCTTCATCATTACGATTAGGGAATTCTGGTTTGTAGTGAGCACCGCGTGATTCGTTACGGTTATACGCACCAATAGTGATAACACGTGCAAGCACTAACATATTCCATAATTGACGAGTGAAGAATACTGCTTGGTTACTCCAAGTTTGTGTATCTTCCATATCGATGTCTTTGTAACGTCTCATCAACTCAAGAATTTTTTCGTCAGTCTCAAGCAATGCTTTATTTTCACGTACTACAGTTACGTTTTTAGTCATGATTTCACCAAGTTCACGGTGAAGTTTGAAGGCATTTTCAGTACCTTTCATATTCAATAATTCGTCGAAACGTTTTTGTTCTTCGTCAACTCTGTCTTGATACAAGCTGTCATCTAATTCTGTGTAAGATTGTTCAACTGTATCAATGTATTTAACTGCGTTAGGCCCCGCTACAGTACCGCCGTAAATTGCAGATAATAATGAGTTCGCACCTAAACGGTTACCACCATGTTGTGAGAAGTCACATTCTCCTGCTGCAAATAATCCTTTGATTGTAGTATGTTGATCATAGTCTACATACAATCCGCCCATTGAATAGTGAACGGCTGGGAAGATTTTCATTGGTACTTTACGTGGGTCGTCACCAGTGAATTTTTCATAAATTTCGATGATACCGCCTAATTTAACATCTAATTCATGTGGATCTTTATGTGAAAGGTCAAGATAAACCATGTTTTCACCATTGATACCTAATTTTTGGTTCACACAAACATCGAAGATTTCACGTGTTGCGATGTCACGTGGAACTAAGTTACCGTAGTCAGGATATTTTTCTTCTAAGAAATACCAAGGTTTACCGTCTTTATATGTCCAAATACGGCCACCTTCACCACGCGCTGATTCACTCATTAAACGTAATTTATCATCACCAGGAATTGCAGTTGGGTGGATTTGGATAAATTCACCGTTTGCATATACCGCACCTTGTTGGTAAACGATAGATGCTGCTGAACCTGTGTTGATCATAGAGTTTGTTGTTTTACCGAAGATGATACCAGGACCACCAGTCGCCATAACAACTGCATCTGAACGGAATGAATCAATTTTAGCATCTGTTAAGTTTTGAGCCACGATACCGCGAGCAGCACCATCATGGTCTTTAACAAGTCCTAAGAATTCCCATCCTTCATATTTAGTTACAAGTCCATCAACCTCAAATTTACGAACTTGTTCATCTAGTGCATAAACTAATTGTTGACCTGTTGTCGCACCAGCATAAGCTGTTCTGTGGTGCATTGTACCACCGAAACGACGGAAGTCTAATAAGCCCTCAGGTGTTCTGTTGAACATTACCCCCATACGGTCAAGCAAGTGAATGATTTTTGGTGCTGCATCAGCCATTGCTTTTACTGGTGGTTGGTTAGCTAAGAAGTCGCCACCATAAACCGTATCATCGAAGTGAATCCAAGGTGAGTCTCCTTCACCTTTTGTATTAACAGCCCCGTTAATACCCCCTTGTGCGCACACAGAGTGCGAACGTTTTACGGGTACAACTGAGAATAAATCAACATGTACACCTTGTTCTGCTATTTTAATTGTTGTCATCATGCCGGCCAATCCGCCGCCGACAACAATAACTTTTTTCTCTGCCATATTAAATGTCACTCCCTGAAAATATAACCTTTATTTACGCTGATTCTATGCTCTGTTAAACAAATGCTAAGATTGCACTCACGCCGATATAAGCGACTACGATGAATACAATTAATGAAATCCATGTGAATACACGTTGTGATTTCGGTGATTGCAAGAATCCCCAAGTTACGCCGAATGACCATAAACCATTAGCGAAGTGGAAAATAACTGCAACAGTTAAAATAATATAGAAAACCAACCAAAATGGATTGCTTAATAAGTCATGCATCATAGTGAAGCCAAGTGTTTTATGACCCATCCACATTTCAATTTTAGTTTGATAGAAGTGGATAGCGATAAAGATAAATGCTAAAACACCTGTAATACGTTGCATCATGAACATCCAGTTTCTGAACCATGAATAATGCCCGACATTTTCTTTAGCTGTGAAAGCAATATGCACACCGTATAATGCATGGTATAAAATTGGTAAGTAAATAAGTAAAATCTCAAGTGCTAGCAAGAATGGTAGTGATTCCATGAACTGAGATGCTTTGTCGAATGCGCCAGCTCCTTTTGTTGCCTGATGGTTAACCGTCAAATGCACAAGTAAAAATGCTCCGATCGGAATAACCCCTAGTAACGAGTGAATACGTCGCAAGTAGAATTGATTCTTAGTATAACCCAAAAGGAAGTCCCCCCTGTGAAACAAATAGTATTTATGGTTTTATTCAAAGGATATGAATTGGAAAAGCCCTAAATTGTCCCACAATTTTCCCTAATCAAAATTTTTAAAGTATCTAAATAAAAATACTGGTGTGTAATTCACAGTCTGTGCGAGCAACCCACAAGTTCAGAAATTGTATTTCTATGTATTTGACCCCTATCTAAGCTGTCTTTTCTGAACGCTTGCTTCTTGTTGAATTTCTGTTAAAAACTTTGATATAGAGCTAATTGAGAAACGTTTTCATTTAGAAAGCGTTTACAAACAGTCCTAAAAAAATATAAAACCTCGTTAACGATATTGTAACATTTTTTGACCGTCTTTTGGGCATGAGAATAATTCTCATCGCACTTTTTTCTATTTTGCATTTTATTCAAATAATATTACACTTTTATTAACAAAAAGAGTGCGCAAACTGCATAAAATAATAACTATTTATGCAGTGACACACCCTTAATCGTCTTTATTCAATTCATTTTGTAAACTTTCCGCTACTTTTTGAGGCAATCCTGCTTCTTGCAAATCTTCCAATGTAGCTTCTCTCATTTTTTTAATAGAACCGAAAGTACGTAATAAAGTTGTTTTACGTTTTGGACCGATTCCTTCTACCTCATCTAACACTGAAGAGAAACTATGTTTTTGTCTCGTTTGACGATGGAAAGTAATGGCAAAGCGATGGACTTCATCTTGGATACGTTGTAATAAATAGAAAGCTTGGCTATTCTTCTTCAAAGGTACCACTTCAGCTGCAGGTCCATAAATTAATTCTGAGGTGCGGTGTTTATCATTTTTGCGCAAACCTGCCACCGGAATATCTAATCCTAGTTCATTTTCTAGTACATCAATGGCTACAGACATTTGTCCTTTGCCTCCGTCGACAATAATTAAGTCCGGCAATGGCAAACCATCATTCAACACACGTGTATAACGTCTGCGA
Above is a genomic segment from Staphylococcus piscifermentans containing:
- the racE gene encoding glutamate racemase; its protein translation is MNKPIGVIDSGVGGLTVAKEIMRQLPNETIYYLGDSARCPYGPRPGDEVRKFTVQLAQKLMEFDIKMLVIACNTATAVALDTLKELLPIPVIGVIEPGSRTAIMTTKNNNVMVLGTEGTIKSEAYTKHIKAINPNVEVTGVACPDFVPLVEQMRYHDPVPTNIVIHQTLRAFRNNKADTVILGCTHYPLLFEPIYEYFGGTKTVISSGLETAREVSALLTFSNEHAPYTPNPQHRFFATGDTEHIEYIISQWLKLDDVAVTMVKVD
- the sdhB gene encoding succinate dehydrogenase iron-sulfur subunit → MAEEVKDQAVEQHHQQQQASNKQKTVTLIIKRQDTSDSQPYEEKFEIPYRENLNVIACLMEIRRNPINTKGEKVAPVTWDMNCLEEVCGACSMVINGHARQACSAIVDQLEQPIRLEPMKTFPIIRDLQVDRSRMFDNLKRMKAWIPIDGTYDLGPGPRMPEKKRQTAYELSKCMTCGVCLEVCPNVTKNNGFVGAQAISQVRLFNLHPTGSMTKDERLDALMGAGGLQECGNSQNCVNACPKGIPLTTSIAALNRETSFYMFKSFFGSDHQVN
- a CDS encoding succinate dehydrogenase cytochrome b558 subunit → MGYTKNQFYLRRIHSLLGVIPIGAFLLVHLTVNHQATKGAGAFDKASQFMESLPFLLALEILLIYLPILYHALYGVHIAFTAKENVGHYSWFRNWMFMMQRITGVLAFIFIAIHFYQTKIEMWMGHKTLGFTMMHDLLSNPFWLVFYIILTVAVIFHFANGLWSFGVTWGFLQSPKSQRVFTWISLIVFIVVAYIGVSAILAFV
- the sdhA gene encoding succinate dehydrogenase flavoprotein subunit, which translates into the protein MAEKKVIVVGGGLAGMMTTIKIAEQGVHVDLFSVVPVKRSHSVCAQGGINGAVNTKGEGDSPWIHFDDTVYGGDFLANQPPVKAMADAAPKIIHLLDRMGVMFNRTPEGLLDFRRFGGTMHHRTAYAGATTGQQLVYALDEQVRKFEVDGLVTKYEGWEFLGLVKDHDGAARGIVAQNLTDAKIDSFRSDAVVMATGGPGIIFGKTTNSMINTGSAASIVYQQGAVYANGEFIQIHPTAIPGDDKLRLMSESARGEGGRIWTYKDGKPWYFLEEKYPDYGNLVPRDIATREIFDVCVNQKLGINGENMVYLDLSHKDPHELDVKLGGIIEIYEKFTGDDPRKVPMKIFPAVHYSMGGLYVDYDQHTTIKGLFAAGECDFSQHGGNRLGANSLLSAIYGGTVAGPNAVKYIDTVEQSYTELDDSLYQDRVDEEQKRFDELLNMKGTENAFKLHRELGEIMTKNVTVVRENKALLETDEKILELMRRYKDIDMEDTQTWSNQAVFFTRQLWNMLVLARVITIGAYNRNESRGAHYKPEFPNRNDEEWLKTTMAHYNGKYEAPTFTYEDVDISLIPPRKRDYSSKSHTAENKEEEEGSES